From the genome of Nicotiana sylvestris chromosome 2, ASM39365v2, whole genome shotgun sequence, one region includes:
- the LOC138885971 gene encoding uncharacterized protein, translating into MLALCIVGTPTDGTLRFGTVSMAIYEMGDGYSWSATTGFGKVPYHDISKRQVVDFLWDHLICQFRIPKEIACDNKPQFIGSKVTKFLEDLKIKRITSSPYHPSANGQAESTNKVIVQNLKKRLEAAKGKWPKELSGVLWPYRMMEKSSMGETPFSLVYGTEALISVEVRNPILRFSRASKEENNEALSVKVDLLNECRDLACMRMVPQKQMIE; encoded by the exons tggccatttatgaaatgggggatggatatagtTGGTCCGCTACCACCGGGTTTGGGAAAG TTCCTTACCATGATATTAGTAAGCGTCAAGTGGTCGACTTCCTATGGGACCACTTAATCTGCCAATTCAGAATACCGAAGGAGATTGCCTGCGATAACAAACCACAATTCATAGGCTCAAAAGTTACAAAatttttggaagatttgaaaatcaaaaggaTTACATCTTCACCGTACCATCCGAGCGCTAATGGACAGGCGGAGTCAACCAATAAGGTGATTGtccaaaacctcaaaaagaggtTAGAAGCTGCTAAAGGCAAATGGCCCAAAGAGTTATCAGGTGTGCTATGGCCGTATCGGATGATGGAAAAATCGAGCATGGgagaaacacctttctctctagtatatggaACGGAAGCTTTGATATCGGTGGAAGTAAGGAATCCAATTTTACGTTTTTCCCGAGCAAGCAAAGAAGAAAATAATGAGGCGCTATCGGTGAAGGTGGATTTGCTCAATGAATGCAGGGACTTGGCAtgcatgaggatggtgcctcaaAAGCAAATGATAGAATGA